The Methylobacterium radiotolerans JCM 2831 genome includes the window CAACTCAACGGAACGGCGTGCTCTGATTAACCTGAAGTCGAAAAGCACCGGTCTGGTTTACCGGTCGCTCAGCCAGATGCCAGACGCTGACCAAGCGGAGGCAAGGCCATGCTGTTGATCGGGATCCTAGGGTTTTTCCTGATGGTGGGAGGCGTAGCCAACGCTATCCGAGAGCATGGAAATGGCCGGGAGAACCACGTCACCGGCTATGCGGCTTTGGCTGTGTTCGGGCTCGGCATGGTGCTCGCACCGATTTTCATGAAGAGTAGGCCAACAGTGGCTGTGGCCGCAGAGCCTGCTCACGTCACTCCTGCTGCAGCCGGCTTAGCCCCCTTCAACACGCTCGCGATGGGCGAGTCCCGCAGCTACGAGATGGAATTCGGGCAATGCCTTGGGTTCTTGGCCGAGGCGGGCGGCGTGTCGGGACAGGCGCCCGTGAACCTTGTCGAAACCAACATTATGCGCGTGGTGCGCCTTCCGGCTTCGGATGGGTCGATCCTGCTGGCGTGCAGCCGCCCTGATCGGAAGCTCGTGGTCACTCTGAGCCATTCACGTTGCGGGCAAGAGGTGAATTGCTGACACCGCGATACGCTGTCTGCCTGTGCCTCGTGCTGCCATTTCGCGCTGACTTTTAGCACTTTGGCTCAGCCGCGCTTGACCCGACGAGTGAATAGCGCGATTTAGCCATCGTCCCGAGACATGCAGGCGCAATAGCCGCCGATCGGGGCAACTCCCGAAAACCTGCCGACGCCAGCCCGCTATCGTGGGCCGAGCCTGCGCGCCCCTACTCTTTGCATGCTGGTGCGCTCGGCGCCGGCCCTATCGCACGTGCAACCCGCTCTCAGCCGAGATGCGGGTTTTTTCGTGCCCGGAAGGACTCGAACGATGCTCGACTCCGATCACCTGAAAGACGTCGTCCTGAATGGTTTAGCCAAGGGGGCTGCCCAAGCCGTCACTCGCTGGGCGTTGGACCTCCTGACCGAACTGCGTGCTGGCGGGAAGCCAGCGACCCTCCCAAGGCCTCGCGTGAGCGCCCGTGAGCGCCGTATGGCGGCACCGGCACAGGATCGGACAGCTCGTCTACTGCGCGTCCGAGATCGCCAGAGACCAGCTGGCCGGCCGCCACAGCGTTGACCTCAGGCTAACCCGCCCAGGGCATTCTCATCCGCGAGCCGCGTTGCGTATTGGCTCCGGCTCATCGCTGGTGAGATCGGAGGCTCCCCCGCCCCGTGACCAGATCGGGGCGGGGCCGAGCCTTCAGCGCTCAGCTGGAGCTCGTGCCGAAGGCCGCCAACTCATCCCGTAATCTGGTCGGCCCTCAGCGCGGGAGACAGCCGGTCCCTGGGCATCAAGTCGGGTGAGGCCGCCGATTAGTGCCAACATTCCGAGGCCTGTCGCGACTGCCGCCAGGATGACTGTGATCTGGCTCGCATATCGGCCCGCCCGGGTGATCGCGAAACCGCCCAGCGTGAACACAGCAGCGACGCCGGCTGCTACACTGAGCGACATAGGCATCGCGCACCTCCTTCATCGGCACTGCGCGGGGTAGACCGAAGCTGGTTCGCAGAGCCAGCTTTACTTCGAATAGGACGCCGGTGCCGTAGTCAGGGTCTCGGCTTTGCTTTCTCCAGCAGACCGAGGAAATCGACGCCACTCCACGACAGGAGGATGACCACGAGGATCAGCAGGAGCGTGTAGAGGAAATTCGCAGCTATCGAATTGAAAATGGCAGAGGCTTGAGTGCCGCGGAGCGCATCCTCCCGAATTTCGGGCGTAGCGTCCCGGATCACCGACGCGCTGAAGCCCGCCAGTGCACCATTCGCCTGTTCGCCCAACCCATCAAGCCGCGAGGGTGTCCACGACGCGATATAGGCTCGCAATTCGGCTTCGCTCGGGGCTCGGTGTTCCCGATCCCAAATGTCCGCCGCCCATTCCCGCTTAGCAATTTTGTAAAGGCCGTATGCGACCAAGCCGCCGATCTGGTCGCCGGTTGCACCAGATGGGACAAGCCGCTCGAAAATCGGGTTGTAATTCGGCTGAGGTGCTGGAGGCGGAGCCCCGGCGGGATTACCGCCCCCGGCCACTGAGACGCGGCCCGACGATGCGGCTCTCAGCGCTGCTCAGCGCCGAGTTTGCCGAACGCTTCGCACGATCCAAGACATCCTTGCTGATCGTGCGGAAGCTACCAGCCGGTGTGACGATCGTCTGCACCACGTGCGAGCCCTTACCGGCTGTCCGGGTGACGTATGTGCCGTTCGCCTTCCCAGATGATTTCATCGCCCATTTTCCCGGCGCCGCGAATTGCGCACCCGCGCCTGCTGCAACAAGGCGCACATTTGCGCTTCGGTTGCGTTCCTGCAAGTGCGCAAATGCGCGAGCCGCCGAAATTGCGGACCTGCAATCGGAAAGGCGCTCGGCAGAATTCCGAATTTGGACCCATGCCGCACGGGCAGCCGCGAGCAGCCTAATTCGCTTGCGGCTTGGGTTTGCATCGACTGCCCGCCGAGCTCGAAATCCGGCCAACGGAAAAATGGCCAAACAGGCGGCCGAAACTCGAATTAGGGGCAGAAATTCCGGGCCACCGGAAAAAATATATCCGCATGGCACCCGGTGTGGTCCGGCGCCTACGGCCGCCAGACTTTCGATCCTACCCCTACCCTTAATGGCTGGATCACTCGGCTGCTTGCTGCCGGTTCAGCGCTGGCGCGGTTGCGATGGGTTGCTCGATTACCAGCGCGCCCATCGACCGCCAGTTCAATTCGATCGGGGCTGTTCGGGATCGCGGTCGCCAATTGGATGCGCCGGCTTGATCGCGATCGATCCCTCCGGCACGAGGACCGCGGTTCAATTGCTGATTGGGATCGGCACCGTGATCGGATTGATCGCGCGATCAGGATGCGGATCAGCCTTTCGATGGCCGCGGGGATCAGGGTGATCGCCATTCGATCTGATCGTGATCGGGATCACCGCGGTGATCGATCAGGCGGGCCATTCAATTAGCGGTCTGATCGTGGCTTCGCGGGGGATCGAATTGGCCCGCCGGTTCAATTTCAATTACGCAGGCCAATTGGCCAAGCGACCGATCCGGGCCAATTTCAATTCGATCGCGCCATTCCGCATCCGGTTCAATTAGGCCAACTCGAATTGGTGGCGATCCCGATCAGGCTGCCAATTGGAATTCGTAATCGTTCATTCCGACTGCGCCGTCTGGTCGACTTTGTTTTTCATTCTGAGTGCCCGCCAGCGGCTGCGAGCCTTTCGGCCGGTTGGGGTAGCTGCGGAGCGGCCGAGCCTGCCACGGGCTATTTCTGGCGACTGTGCGCCGCCTCTCTCATTTGGCGTTTATTCATGCGCCGGACCAATTCCGGATCGCTGCCTTTTTGATTTTGAATGAACCTCGAAGCGGTAACACGCGCCGATCACGTCGGCTGATTGATCCGACCAATTCAATGCCGCTCAATTCCGGTTTCAAATTGGCCGCGCCGAACCCGTGATGCTGGTCCTCGGCAGCCCCTTTCCCGAGATCCGATCCAATTCGGCTTCCGGTAATCGCCAACTCGAATTTCAAAAATCCCGATCACGCCTTCGCCTCGCGGGAGACTCGACGGTAAGCCAGTGTTTTGCATGAGCGAAACACCCGGGAGGTTCGGGAGGGACGTGTTCCTCCCGATTGGGGTCCGGGGCGAAAGCCCTGGCCTTGGTTGCGTCCAGTACGAGAACCGTGAGCCCTGCGGCTTCTGTCGCCAAGTTCGTCGACGACAGTGAGTTGCAGCTCTCAAACTTCTAGGTCAGCGCCTTAAGAAGGCGCGCGCAGGTAGTTATACTACGCGCGCGCAGGGGTAGATCGAAGGATCGGTTAACAGCCGTTAAGTGGGCCCTGACGCATCCCATGACATCCAGCAAGGGCCGATCGGGGACGCCGTGTTGCGAAACCTTGGATCGAGGGGCCCGGCCAAGCCCTTACCCTTCGAGGATTTATTACGCGCGCGCAGGACGGGCGTCGAGGCCCTGGCCGGTGTCTGGTAGCGGCCAGGCTCTCGACCCCGCTAGAAACCGAAATCTGGCCATCCTGCGGGCATCCTACGCGGCGCGCAGAACCCTCACTCTGATGTCGAACTCGGCGACCCGGGCAATCAGGCGGTTGATCGAGGCGCGCAGGGGTGGAATTGCGCCAATCGAATTGGCGCGGGCGCGGGTCTTTCTTGCAATTCGCGTCAGCCGGGCGAGGTCGGCCAATCGCTTATCCAAGCGCGGAGAAGAGGACGGCCTGCTCCGCATCTCAGCGATAGAGGCAGCCGTGGTAGCCATGGGCGGGCGGATCGAAATGCAGTGGTCAGACGAGTGAGGCCGGGCTGTCATGCACCTGATCGATGAGACGGCGGCCGATCTGCAGGCATTGGTGGAGGCCGATTTCGGTCCGACGGCGGGAGGAGGGCTCACCTCAGATCACGTCCATAGCTGGTTGCATTACCGTGCCCGGATCGTAGCTCGGCGACAGCGGGTAGTGCTGCAGTCCAATGAGGTGCAGGCTCTTCGTACGACGCATCCCGCGATCGGCGCCATCGCTGCTGCCCTGCGGAATGGGCAGGATGTCACTCCGTGGCTCAGTGAGCGCGTCCGGCTTCGAAGGGAGGATCGTCTCGCCGATCCCATGTTCAACGACTGGCAGATCAGCCATTTCCACCTAGGCCGGGTGTTCGATCAGCAAGACAGAGCGAAACGCAGTGGCCCGTTGTTGTTCGCCTATATCGGCGCCGACAGAGCGACGCTTCTGGATGTCCAACCGCACGGAAGCTGGACGCGAACCGATCTTCTCAGGATCCTGCTGCGGACGGATCCTAGCGCAATGCCCGAAGCGTCGGGACTGCGACCTCCAGCAGAGCGCGTCACTGACGAGCAGCAAGCGACTCTGAGGAGGAAGGGTATGTCGACGGCCGTGGAGATCGAGGGAGGCCTGTATTTTCCGCCTGGCTTGGGGGTCACATCGGCGCGGACCGCCCTCCGGATCCGGGTTTTCGAGGATCAATTGGCTGGGATGATCCGAGAGGTCACGAGGCAGGTTGAAACGAACACCCTGCCCTGGCGGCTGATGCAGCGCGTGGCCGGGCAAGTGGGCATGCCGGTGCGCCTTGGCCTGCGGTTCGAACAAGGCCTGTTCTCAGTCTGTGACAAGAGCCGGCGGATCGATCTGATGTACCTTCCTAGGGTCCTCGCTTGAGCCTGCTCAGGGGCTCCACTGCCGTGACCGTTCCGCAACGCGCCGTTCCGAATTTAAGCAGTCAGGCCTTCGCCCTCTGGCCCCCCGGCAATAGGCCTGCAATGGGTCGGCGATAGCGCCCACGGTGATTCGCATGGTGCGAGCTTGGTGCATGAAAGAAAACAGCATGCGCCTTTCTGGCGTCTGTCTGGCGGGTAGGTTGCGGAATGGCAAAATTGATCGGGTTGGCGTCGACCAAGGGAGGCGTCGGCAAAACTTCGATCGCGCTCAACCTCGCTGCGGTGCTGGCGCGTGAGGGCGCCCGGGTGGCGGTGCTGGACGCCGATCCGGCTGGGCATGCCGTTGCTGTTGGCGAGCTCGGCGCCCTACCTTTTCCGGTGACCGCCCAGTTGCTCGAGGAGGTCGAGGCCAAAGCCGTGGCAGTCTGGACGAAGGCTGTGCGAGGCGTCGAGGCCGATTACGTGGTGATTGATGCGCCTGGCGCGCTCGGAGCGGCGTTCGGCGCCGTGGTGGCCATCGTGGATCTCGCGCTGATCCCGGTTGGCGCCAGCATGCTCGACATCCGAGGGGCGGCCGAGACGGTCGGAATTGTCAGGCGACATCGAAAGGCCGGCGGCCGCGGGCGCCCTGACATCCTGGTGGTGCCCTCTCGCGTCGACCGGCGGACTGGGTCAGGGCGTGATGTCGTCGGAACCCTCGCCGGCCTCACCGAACCTGTGGCTCCGCCGATTACGCTCAAGGCCATCGTCGCCGATGCGCTGTCCGCCGGCGAGCCAGTGCCACCCGAGTCGCCGTCTGGTCTGGAATTCGCCGCCCTCGCCGCCGCTGTGCGCGCCCGCCTGGAGAGCCTGTAATGGCCAGCAAGCCCCGTAACCGCGCTGGAATGGACGCTGAGGCAGTCGCCCGGATGATGGCGATGCAGGATCAGGAGGAACAGGAGGTGCCGGCCGAGACCGTCCCGCCGGTGTCGCCTCCCACGGCACAGGCTGAGGTCGCGCCGCCTCCGGTGTCCGTGGCGGCCGCTACGCCGGCTGTGCATCCGCAGGCTGAGCCGCCAGCACCGCAGCCAGCATGGGACCCAGGCAAGGTCGACGGCCGGACGT containing:
- a CDS encoding ParA family protein, which gives rise to MAKLIGLASTKGGVGKTSIALNLAAVLAREGARVAVLDADPAGHAVAVGELGALPFPVTAQLLEEVEAKAVAVWTKAVRGVEADYVVIDAPGALGAAFGAVVAIVDLALIPVGASMLDIRGAAETVGIVRRHRKAGGRGRPDILVVPSRVDRRTGSGRDVVGTLAGLTEPVAPPITLKAIVADALSAGEPVPPESPSGLEFAALAAAVRARLESL